A window of Pirellula sp. SH-Sr6A contains these coding sequences:
- the nth gene encoding endonuclease III, which translates to MLRKDRAKTVLERLGELYPETSIPLDHSNPYTLLVAVLLSAQCTDKMVNRVTPSLWKLADNPWDMSRRSVEEIRAIIQPCGLSPQKSKAIRELSQILVEKYEGAVPESFELLEELPGVGHKTASVVMSQGFGHPAFPVDTHIHRLAQRWGLTDGRSVEQTERDLKKLFPQESWNQLHLQIIFYGREHCTARGCNGTVCGICKELYPNRKKPVATRK; encoded by the coding sequence ATGCTACGCAAGGACCGCGCGAAAACGGTATTGGAACGTCTTGGTGAGTTGTACCCCGAGACCTCGATTCCGCTGGACCATTCCAATCCGTATACGCTCCTGGTCGCGGTATTGCTCAGCGCCCAGTGCACCGACAAGATGGTCAATCGGGTAACACCGAGCTTGTGGAAGCTCGCTGATAACCCTTGGGACATGAGTCGAAGATCGGTCGAGGAGATCCGAGCGATCATCCAGCCGTGCGGATTGAGCCCGCAGAAATCGAAAGCGATTCGGGAGCTCTCGCAGATCCTGGTCGAAAAATACGAAGGGGCGGTTCCCGAGTCCTTCGAGTTGCTGGAAGAGTTGCCCGGTGTGGGGCACAAAACCGCGTCCGTGGTGATGAGCCAAGGTTTCGGGCACCCCGCCTTCCCGGTCGATACGCATATTCATCGATTGGCCCAGCGGTGGGGCCTTACCGATGGCAGATCGGTGGAGCAGACCGAGCGAGATTTGAAAAAACTCTTTCCGCAGGAGTCGTGGAATCAACTTCATTTGCAGATCATTTTCTATGGACGCGAGCATTGCACGGCCCGCGGGTGCAATGGAACGGTTTGCGGGATTTGCAAAGAACTCTACCCAAATCGAAAGAAACCTGTAGCGACCCGAAAGTAG
- a CDS encoding helix-turn-helix domain-containing protein produces MEESFTPKQVAHALQVSESSVKRWCDRGLIRTDRTMGGHRRIPLENLMEFLESTNRRLIDPVAIGLAGAAATPDVAERSSLDSSQFAGMREEFERSILAGNEGDARRILSTWYARNGGIVSVADDLIAPVFRSVGELWECGDLEVYQERRGCEICIRLIHELRRLLAEPSPNAPLAMGGTASGDQYQIPTQLIDMTFREAGWRSVNLGCDLPFASLLSAARKHMPKIFWLSVSYVPDEAKFIADCEQFAKQLPKGVLFTVGGAALYEGLRKRMTFSSYSDNMQQLAYLARTIKAGLPPTSTQI; encoded by the coding sequence GTGGAAGAGAGCTTTACCCCCAAACAGGTAGCCCACGCCTTGCAGGTGAGCGAATCCTCGGTGAAGAGGTGGTGCGATCGGGGTTTGATCCGAACGGACCGGACGATGGGGGGGCACCGTCGGATTCCTTTGGAGAATCTGATGGAGTTTCTCGAGTCGACGAATCGTCGGCTGATCGACCCGGTCGCAATCGGGTTGGCGGGTGCGGCGGCGACGCCGGACGTGGCCGAGCGATCGAGCTTGGATTCCTCGCAATTTGCGGGTATGCGAGAGGAATTTGAGAGATCGATTCTCGCGGGGAACGAGGGGGATGCGAGGCGGATACTCAGTACCTGGTATGCTCGCAACGGCGGGATTGTGTCGGTCGCGGACGATTTGATCGCACCGGTATTTCGGTCGGTTGGGGAGCTATGGGAGTGCGGCGACCTCGAGGTGTATCAAGAGAGGCGCGGGTGTGAGATCTGCATCCGATTGATTCACGAGTTGCGGCGGTTGTTGGCGGAGCCTTCCCCGAACGCACCCTTGGCGATGGGTGGGACAGCGTCGGGGGATCAGTATCAGATTCCGACCCAGTTGATCGATATGACCTTTCGCGAGGCGGGTTGGCGTTCGGTGAATCTGGGGTGTGATTTGCCCTTTGCCAGTCTTTTGTCGGCGGCTCGGAAGCACATGCCGAAAATCTTTTGGTTGAGTGTTTCTTATGTGCCGGACGAGGCAAAGTTCATTGCGGACTGTGAGCAATTTGCCAAGCAGTTGCCCAAGGGGGTCTTGTTCACGGTGGGGGGAGCCGCGCTTTATGAAGGGCTTCGAAAGAGAATGACCTTCAGTTCCTACAGCGACAACATGCAGCAGCTCGCGTACTTGGCGAGGACGATCAAGGCGGGGCTTCCGCCCACGAGCACCCAGATCTGA
- a CDS encoding M48 family metallopeptidase, whose translation MLLTVVEKDKPPSVTVRVNKITLSVRPGSDRDERQDILERWYREQIRSEVPKLIEQWETLLGVKVDRFFVQRMKTRWGSCNPATASIRLNTNLAKKPIQCLEYIVVHEMMHLLEPTRNARFVALMDRFMPQWQERRQLLNLLPVRHEDREY comes from the coding sequence GTGCTGCTCACAGTAGTCGAGAAAGACAAACCGCCATCGGTTACGGTTCGCGTCAATAAAATAACCTTGAGCGTCCGTCCGGGATCAGATCGTGACGAAAGGCAAGACATCTTGGAACGTTGGTATCGCGAGCAGATTCGATCCGAGGTTCCAAAGTTGATCGAGCAATGGGAAACACTCTTGGGTGTGAAGGTCGACCGGTTTTTCGTTCAACGGATGAAAACGCGATGGGGGAGCTGTAATCCAGCTACCGCCAGCATTCGGTTAAATACAAACTTGGCCAAAAAGCCTATCCAGTGCCTTGAGTACATCGTTGTCCACGAAATGATGCACTTGCTCGAGCCGACCCGCAATGCTCGCTTCGTCGCATTGATGGATCGTTTTATGCCTCAATGGCAAGAGCGAAGGCAACTACTCAATCTCCTGCCCGTCAGGCACGAGGATCGGGAGTACTAG
- a CDS encoding sigma-70 family RNA polymerase sigma factor produces the protein MTVAVAKTRKRKVTNLDIPSLELSSDRVAKPSTENKPKMARTFRRNAVEADFLHFVQLSMPLPIADTALRAEAKRLAATEIAFIGNPSFSDSSAEGEILGDLLFSTGEPSGSVKASKIPDLPSYLARLCETKLLTPLEEKALFNRMNYLRFRANQLKSKLDLNKPDDWLIRRIDGLMRAADWHRDCIVKSNMRLVISIVKKFVNTQNVFDDLLSDGIVALIRAVDKFDVAMGFRFSTYATQVVRRNTYRRVMEKQKERQRNIASIDENGIDFSDEQKSSSMSENRWNELRSRLALMLDHLDRREKFIIRARFSLGGHRKVQTLQRLADKLGVSKERIRQLEKRALDKLRGMTDLSILPESVG, from the coding sequence ATGACGGTCGCAGTTGCAAAAACCAGAAAACGAAAAGTCACCAATCTCGACATTCCAAGCCTGGAGTTGTCCAGCGATAGGGTGGCGAAGCCTTCCACCGAGAACAAACCCAAAATGGCGAGAACATTTCGACGCAACGCCGTGGAAGCCGATTTCCTCCACTTCGTTCAGCTCTCCATGCCCCTGCCTATCGCCGATACGGCCCTTCGCGCCGAAGCGAAGAGACTGGCGGCGACGGAGATCGCCTTCATCGGAAACCCCTCCTTCTCGGACTCGTCGGCCGAAGGGGAGATCTTGGGTGACCTCCTCTTCAGCACCGGTGAACCCTCGGGCAGCGTCAAGGCTTCCAAGATTCCCGATCTCCCCTCCTATCTGGCCCGCTTGTGCGAAACCAAACTCCTCACACCGCTGGAGGAAAAGGCTCTCTTCAACCGGATGAACTACCTTCGCTTCCGAGCGAACCAGCTGAAGTCGAAGCTCGATTTGAACAAGCCCGATGATTGGCTCATCCGCCGTATCGACGGATTGATGCGGGCCGCCGACTGGCACCGGGACTGCATCGTCAAATCCAACATGCGACTGGTCATCTCGATCGTCAAGAAATTCGTCAACACCCAAAACGTGTTCGACGATCTGCTGAGCGATGGTATCGTCGCGCTAATCCGAGCGGTCGACAAGTTTGATGTCGCCATGGGATTCCGCTTCAGTACCTACGCCACCCAAGTCGTGCGACGAAATACCTACCGCCGCGTCATGGAGAAGCAAAAGGAACGTCAGCGGAACATCGCCAGCATCGACGAAAACGGCATCGACTTCAGCGACGAACAAAAATCCTCCTCCATGAGCGAAAACCGCTGGAACGAGCTTCGCTCGCGCTTGGCTCTCATGCTCGATCACTTGGATCGCCGTGAGAAGTTCATCATCCGGGCCAGATTCTCTCTCGGTGGACACCGCAAAGTCCAAACGCTTCAGCGGCTGGCGGATAAATTAGGGGTTTCCAAAGAACGGATCCGACAATTGGAGAAGCGTGCTCTCGATAAGCTTCGCGGCATGACCGATTTGTCGATTCTTCCCGAATCCGTCGGCTAG
- a CDS encoding IS1380 family transposase — protein MKLSLAKRIGTRKKQIQKRLAAARENRFSRGISNPNPVLATNSVKYELADRTHAISYAGVSAKLKLAEHAGLTDAINHRVQLLKSHAPYHESDHVLAMVTNVLCNGSRLEHLERLRNDSTFLDAIGADSIPDPTTAGDFCRRFHQSDIDSLMQAINEARINVWRQQDDAFFDQALIDVDGVIVATTAECKEGMDISYKGSWGYHPLLVSLANTKEVLAIVNRSGSVHSAHNAAAYLDKAICTCIAGGFRRIRMRGDCKFSQTEYLDGWDALGVRFQFGYEARANLKEIADNLDASAWKKLTRALPKNKTNETRTRPTNVKRQIIRERNYVHLELLHEEVAEFEYQPNACDKTYRMVVVRKNVSKEQGDVRLIDEIRYFFYISNDMSSVSGEDIVFGCNDRCDQENLIAQLSGGVRSLCAPVDNLESNWAYMVIKPCEPKTEVEQFLDCLH, from the coding sequence GTGAAGTTAAGTCTCGCAAAACGTATCGGTACACGCAAGAAGCAAATCCAGAAAAGGCTCGCAGCAGCAAGGGAGAATCGATTCTCTCGTGGTATCTCGAATCCGAATCCGGTTCTCGCTACCAACTCTGTCAAATACGAACTTGCAGATCGCACCCATGCCATCAGCTACGCTGGTGTCTCCGCCAAGCTCAAGCTCGCCGAGCATGCCGGATTGACCGATGCCATCAATCATCGTGTCCAACTCTTAAAGTCACATGCTCCTTATCATGAATCCGACCACGTCCTCGCGATGGTTACGAATGTTCTATGCAATGGATCGAGGCTCGAGCATTTGGAGCGTCTTCGAAACGATTCGACATTCCTCGATGCGATCGGTGCCGATTCGATTCCTGATCCAACCACGGCAGGCGATTTTTGCCGTCGATTCCATCAATCCGACATCGACTCCCTGATGCAAGCTATTAACGAAGCCAGGATCAACGTATGGAGGCAACAGGATGATGCGTTCTTTGACCAAGCCCTTATCGATGTCGATGGCGTTATCGTGGCAACTACAGCCGAGTGCAAAGAAGGAATGGATATCTCGTACAAGGGGAGCTGGGGATACCACCCTTTGCTGGTCAGCTTAGCCAACACCAAAGAAGTACTTGCGATTGTGAATCGCAGCGGTTCGGTCCACAGCGCTCACAACGCGGCAGCCTACTTAGATAAGGCGATCTGCACTTGTATCGCTGGAGGCTTCCGGCGCATTCGAATGCGAGGGGACTGCAAGTTCTCGCAGACGGAGTATCTCGACGGATGGGATGCCCTGGGAGTACGCTTCCAGTTTGGTTATGAGGCGAGAGCGAATCTGAAGGAAATCGCAGACAACTTGGATGCGTCGGCGTGGAAGAAACTCACCCGCGCCTTGCCAAAAAACAAGACCAATGAAACGCGTACCAGACCCACCAATGTCAAACGCCAAATCATTCGGGAACGCAATTACGTCCATCTGGAGTTACTACATGAGGAAGTGGCCGAGTTCGAATACCAACCAAACGCCTGCGATAAAACGTATCGAATGGTGGTTGTCCGGAAGAACGTCTCCAAAGAGCAGGGCGATGTTCGGCTCATCGACGAGATCCGCTACTTCTTTTACATCAGCAACGACATGTCCTCGGTATCGGGCGAGGACATTGTTTTTGGCTGCAATGACCGATGCGACCAAGAAAATTTGATCGCACAACTCTCCGGTGGAGTTCGATCGCTGTGCGCTCCGGTGGACAATTTGGAAAGCAACTGGGCGTATATGGTGATAAAGCCTTGCGAACCAAAAACAGAAGTGGAACAGTTCCTTGACTGCTTGCACTGA
- a CDS encoding RDD family protein, which produces MSPKQSPLDLTAVIKTPENIQFEYRLAGPFRRFPALLIDWVVRMLMIAAGYIAILVASSTFLSVTGQSILQDFAILIAMVVDFLLLWFYGTFFESYWNGQTPGKWACRIRVISVDGRPVNAFQATIRNLLRPADFAPMVSLEVFSSEFPPAYILPTFLCSLVCMVLTKRFQRLGDLAAGTMVVVNERSWVPTNIKLEDARIPSLAEYIPPGFRPSSTLAKALALYAERRARLPAGRRQELAAYLAKPLIHRFGFREDTSSDLLLCALYYREFVSKEAFRPQGGRPVSGVPVGASPLVSSSGMAPPVPSLVPSAPSLGPSMSTPALMASSSGTSGSGTSTPVTAKVIAPPPLPPVSS; this is translated from the coding sequence TTGAGTCCGAAACAAAGTCCGCTCGACTTGACCGCAGTCATCAAGACGCCGGAGAACATTCAGTTTGAGTATCGCTTAGCGGGTCCTTTTCGGCGCTTCCCTGCTTTGTTGATCGACTGGGTGGTTCGGATGTTGATGATCGCCGCGGGATACATTGCGATCTTGGTGGCATCGTCGACGTTTCTTTCCGTGACCGGGCAGTCGATTCTTCAGGACTTTGCGATTCTCATCGCGATGGTGGTCGATTTCTTGCTCCTTTGGTTTTACGGGACTTTTTTCGAGAGCTATTGGAACGGTCAGACGCCGGGCAAGTGGGCTTGTCGCATCCGCGTCATTTCGGTGGATGGGCGCCCCGTGAATGCATTCCAAGCAACGATTCGCAATTTGTTGCGTCCGGCCGACTTTGCTCCGATGGTATCGCTGGAGGTTTTTTCGAGCGAGTTCCCACCGGCGTATATCCTCCCGACGTTTCTTTGTTCGTTGGTTTGTATGGTGTTGACCAAGCGTTTTCAGCGATTGGGAGATTTGGCGGCGGGGACGATGGTGGTCGTCAACGAGCGGTCTTGGGTGCCCACGAATATCAAGCTGGAGGATGCGCGGATCCCGAGTTTGGCCGAGTACATTCCCCCCGGCTTCCGTCCCAGTTCGACGTTGGCCAAAGCGCTCGCGCTCTATGCGGAGAGGCGGGCTCGTCTTCCTGCGGGACGTCGCCAAGAGTTGGCTGCTTACCTCGCCAAGCCCTTGATACACCGGTTTGGGTTTCGCGAGGACACCAGTTCGGACTTGTTGCTATGCGCTCTGTACTATCGAGAGTTTGTGAGCAAGGAGGCGTTTCGTCCCCAAGGGGGCCGGCCTGTCTCCGGTGTTCCGGTGGGAGCTTCTCCGCTCGTCAGTTCCTCCGGCATGGCCCCTCCAGTGCCATCGCTGGTGCCTTCGGCGCCGTCGTTGGGGCCGTCCATGTCGACGCCGGCCCTGATGGCATCAAGTTCTGGGACGTCAGGTTCTGGGACCTCCACGCCGGTTACGGCGAAGGTGATCGCTCCTCCCCCCTTGCCTCCGGTTTCCTCATGA
- a CDS encoding ComF family protein, whose amino-acid sequence MPTTRPPWTRSIRPFFDLLFPRYCTLCDRLILDSWNESLCEGCWQELSPDPNRCQRCCAPVSKSKAISPKSCSLCKREWKFGRVYCLCTYRNQAAKIARRMKTPKYEPLTKEVANRMGDWFLSTEPTPRYDLLVSIPQYWMKRWRDRYNQSDVLAKVLSKKIAIPYAEGALVRTRWTEKQGTKTIEERLRAVLGSISHDRKTSVQDRTILIVDDILTSGATANEAAKALINAGAKKVDVIVFARGASSSTAGG is encoded by the coding sequence ATGCCCACTACACGCCCGCCATGGACCCGGTCCATTCGTCCCTTTTTCGATCTCCTCTTTCCGCGTTATTGCACACTTTGCGATCGGCTGATCCTCGATTCCTGGAACGAGTCCCTTTGTGAGGGATGTTGGCAGGAGCTCTCGCCGGATCCCAATCGTTGCCAGCGATGTTGCGCCCCCGTTTCGAAGAGCAAGGCGATTTCTCCTAAGAGCTGTTCACTCTGCAAACGAGAATGGAAATTCGGGCGCGTCTATTGCTTGTGCACGTATCGCAATCAAGCGGCTAAGATCGCGAGACGGATGAAGACGCCCAAATACGAGCCATTGACCAAAGAGGTCGCAAATCGAATGGGAGATTGGTTTCTTTCGACGGAGCCTACCCCTCGATACGATCTTCTCGTTTCTATCCCTCAGTATTGGATGAAGCGGTGGCGAGACCGATACAACCAGTCCGATGTTCTTGCGAAGGTGCTTTCGAAAAAGATTGCGATCCCCTATGCCGAGGGGGCGTTGGTCCGAACGCGATGGACCGAGAAGCAAGGAACCAAGACGATTGAAGAACGATTGCGCGCGGTATTGGGTTCGATCTCCCACGATCGCAAAACCTCTGTGCAAGATCGAACGATATTGATCGTCGATGATATTTTGACCAGTGGTGCGACCGCCAATGAGGCTGCTAAGGCTTTGATCAATGCAGGTGCGAAGAAAGTCGATGTGATCGTGTTTGCCCGCGGCGCGAGCAGTTCAACCGCTGGGGGCTAG
- a CDS encoding TIGR01777 family oxidoreductase — MSHSFEWSSEFPASPEQLFGYHANPGAIDRLIPPWERITILRRGASIDVGAEVVLQQRLGPLRLKWLARHTNLDAPRSFQDTQISGPFAFWQHDHLIEAVDEERSRLRDRIRFDLPWAPLSNIALPMVRSMLRRMFVYRHETTRRDLELHDFLAPWVSGRSLRIAITGSSGMIGSRLAALASVLGHRVVRIIRPESQSASNESGNIGESVVWDRQSGFNRLDAMQDLDAVVHLGGFGIAERRWTEETKRKIRSSRIDGTHALVKSLTDLSSPPKALVCASGVGIYGDCGDRECLESSPPADDFLGQVAKDWEAAARTFESSGGRVAIGRLAMVLHPHQGALAKMLPLLRWGLGGRIGNGHQSWSWIHLDDAVAAFLFLAACPDASGPFNFASPHGTTNREFTRTLARALSRPAWFPAPAPALRIALGEMADALLLASTRAVPQRLEQMHFPFRARRLEDALAQLLGDA; from the coding sequence GTGTCCCACTCCTTCGAATGGTCCTCCGAGTTTCCTGCCTCGCCTGAACAACTCTTTGGGTACCATGCGAATCCAGGCGCCATCGATCGCCTTATTCCGCCTTGGGAACGAATCACCATCCTTCGACGCGGGGCGTCGATCGATGTCGGTGCAGAAGTCGTCCTGCAACAACGCCTGGGACCTCTTCGGCTCAAGTGGCTCGCGCGGCACACGAACTTGGATGCCCCTCGCTCCTTTCAAGATACACAAATCAGCGGCCCATTCGCCTTCTGGCAACACGACCACCTCATCGAAGCGGTCGACGAGGAACGATCCCGACTTCGAGATCGCATTCGCTTTGATCTTCCTTGGGCACCACTTTCGAACATCGCCCTTCCCATGGTCCGCAGCATGCTGCGGCGCATGTTTGTTTATCGACATGAGACAACGCGGCGCGATTTGGAACTGCACGATTTCTTGGCCCCTTGGGTATCGGGACGTTCCCTCCGTATCGCGATAACCGGTTCCAGCGGGATGATCGGATCTCGACTCGCCGCACTCGCATCGGTCCTAGGACATCGCGTGGTTCGGATCATCCGACCTGAATCTCAATCCGCTTCCAACGAGAGTGGCAACATAGGAGAATCGGTTGTTTGGGACCGGCAATCGGGATTCAACCGACTTGATGCCATGCAGGATCTGGACGCTGTGGTTCACCTCGGCGGCTTTGGGATCGCAGAACGAAGATGGACCGAAGAAACGAAACGAAAGATCCGATCAAGCCGCATCGACGGAACCCATGCCTTGGTCAAGTCCCTGACGGATCTATCTTCCCCTCCCAAAGCATTGGTCTGCGCATCGGGGGTGGGAATCTATGGCGATTGCGGGGATAGGGAGTGCCTCGAATCATCCCCCCCCGCCGACGACTTTCTCGGGCAAGTCGCCAAGGACTGGGAAGCCGCGGCCAGGACCTTTGAATCGTCCGGGGGCCGCGTCGCGATCGGAAGATTGGCCATGGTGCTCCATCCCCATCAAGGCGCACTTGCCAAGATGCTTCCGCTGCTCCGCTGGGGACTCGGGGGAAGGATCGGGAACGGCCACCAATCCTGGAGCTGGATCCACCTCGATGATGCGGTTGCGGCATTCCTGTTCCTCGCTGCCTGCCCCGACGCATCTGGCCCCTTCAATTTCGCATCTCCGCACGGCACCACGAATCGAGAATTCACCCGCACTCTCGCTCGAGCCCTATCGCGGCCGGCTTGGTTTCCCGCACCTGCCCCGGCGCTCCGCATCGCGCTCGGAGAAATGGCCGATGCCTTGTTACTTGCTAGCACCCGAGCGGTGCCTCAACGATTGGAGCAAATGCATTTCCCCTTTCGAGCCCGGCGCTTGGAGGATGCCTTGGCGCAACTCCTCGGCGACGCCTAA
- the mutS gene encoding DNA mismatch repair protein MutS: MNLSPMMKQYEEAKAVSGDAILFFRMGDFYELFHEDAKTAARVLGLTLTSRDKGENPVPMAGFPHHQLEGYLAKLVRAGYRVAVCEQMEDPAQAKGIVRREVQRIVSAGTLTDDALLDPRSGNLLLSVYQPAPGKPGASSAWIGLAWVELSTGRFEAGAFPTQSLADQIARLEPAEILLRDDDSTLTRDDYEKWSLTRRPAWQFGFEESQRILHQHFGVLDLAGMGWELREGADANDTRFQDLLAISAAGAAMAYLQETQKSSLDHILQLTPARLSRSLEIDSATRRSLELTQTIRTASRDGSLLEVLDRTVTSMGARRLAQWLASPLISKEQIELRLQAVEEFANDDRLRNTLRTLLSDIYDIERLTARVATGRCSPRDLKQMGRSLSQLPKIKALLEDRYASRLSQLQQRLDLLPSLRDHLDAALEDDCPLQPKDGGYIRPGYDARLDEFRQLATGGKDWIARYQAEQIQSTGITSLKVGFTSVFGYYLEITNTHRDRVPPNYIRKQTLKNAERYITPELKEYEEKVLTADESSKNLEFELFLELRQLVHAQTPTLQINAAILAELDVLASLAELAVKQSYVKPIITDEPILEIYEGRHPVLDATLPKGTFVPNDSMVGAEHGSVLLITGPNMAGKSTYIRQTALITILAQIGSYVPARKATIGIADRLFARVGASDELARGQSTFMVEMVETARILNTATDRSLVILDEIGRGTSTYDGLSLAWAIVEQLHDINRSRTLFATHYHELIDLQRSLSGVRNWNVSVKEWDDNVVFLHRIVPGGADRSYGIHVARLAGVPKSVNDRAKEILSQLEASHLNKYGQSVLSPPRKKGNGSIQMTLFEWKENAVVDKLRSLAIEQLTPIEAMQTLIELQRLAHEGN, translated from the coding sequence ATGAACCTTTCACCGATGATGAAACAGTACGAAGAAGCCAAAGCCGTTAGCGGCGATGCGATCCTCTTTTTCCGGATGGGGGACTTTTACGAGCTTTTTCATGAAGACGCAAAGACCGCCGCCCGCGTGCTGGGACTCACCCTGACCAGTCGAGACAAGGGTGAGAATCCTGTCCCCATGGCAGGTTTCCCGCACCACCAGCTAGAGGGATACCTGGCCAAACTGGTCCGGGCCGGCTACCGAGTGGCTGTTTGCGAGCAAATGGAGGACCCGGCCCAAGCCAAAGGGATCGTTCGCCGCGAAGTCCAGCGGATCGTCTCAGCAGGCACCCTGACCGACGACGCCCTCCTGGACCCTCGCAGCGGAAATTTGCTCCTCTCGGTCTACCAGCCCGCCCCCGGTAAACCGGGCGCCTCGTCCGCTTGGATCGGCTTGGCCTGGGTGGAGCTTTCGACAGGCCGCTTCGAAGCCGGGGCCTTCCCCACCCAAAGCTTGGCCGATCAAATCGCCCGCCTCGAACCGGCTGAGATCCTGCTCCGCGATGACGACTCGACGCTCACCCGAGACGACTACGAAAAGTGGTCGCTCACTCGCCGCCCCGCTTGGCAATTCGGCTTCGAAGAGTCCCAACGGATCCTGCACCAGCATTTCGGCGTACTCGACCTGGCCGGCATGGGCTGGGAGCTGCGCGAAGGTGCCGATGCCAACGACACACGCTTCCAAGATTTGCTCGCGATCAGCGCCGCAGGCGCCGCCATGGCCTACCTGCAGGAAACGCAAAAGTCGTCGCTGGACCACATCCTGCAACTGACCCCCGCCCGTTTGAGCAGATCCCTCGAAATCGATTCCGCCACACGCCGTTCTCTCGAGTTGACCCAAACGATTCGAACCGCCTCGCGCGACGGCTCTCTCCTGGAAGTGCTGGACCGCACCGTGACCTCAATGGGAGCCCGGCGATTGGCCCAATGGCTCGCATCCCCGCTCATCTCCAAAGAACAAATCGAACTCCGCCTCCAAGCGGTCGAAGAATTCGCCAACGACGATCGCCTGCGAAACACTCTTCGCACCCTGCTCTCAGATATCTACGACATCGAACGATTGACCGCTCGAGTCGCGACCGGCCGCTGCAGCCCACGCGATCTGAAACAAATGGGTCGCTCTCTATCGCAGCTCCCCAAAATCAAGGCCCTGCTGGAGGATCGATACGCCTCGCGTCTCAGCCAACTTCAACAACGCCTCGATTTGCTCCCCTCCCTGCGCGACCACCTGGATGCCGCCCTCGAAGACGATTGCCCGCTCCAACCCAAAGACGGTGGCTATATCCGCCCCGGCTACGATGCGAGACTCGATGAATTCAGACAGCTCGCGACGGGTGGCAAAGATTGGATCGCTCGCTACCAAGCAGAACAAATCCAATCGACCGGGATCACGAGCTTAAAGGTTGGTTTCACCTCCGTCTTCGGATACTACCTGGAAATCACCAACACACATCGGGATCGCGTCCCCCCCAACTACATCCGCAAGCAAACGCTGAAGAATGCCGAACGTTACATCACTCCCGAGCTGAAGGAATACGAAGAAAAAGTTCTCACGGCCGACGAGTCCTCCAAGAATCTGGAGTTCGAACTCTTTCTCGAACTTCGACAACTGGTCCACGCGCAAACACCCACCCTGCAAATCAACGCCGCTATCCTGGCTGAACTCGATGTCCTCGCGTCGCTCGCCGAACTCGCGGTCAAGCAAAGCTATGTGAAGCCAATCATCACCGACGAGCCTATCCTCGAAATCTACGAAGGCCGTCACCCGGTGCTCGACGCCACCCTACCCAAAGGAACCTTTGTTCCAAACGATAGCATGGTCGGTGCAGAGCATGGTTCGGTTTTGCTGATCACCGGTCCAAACATGGCAGGTAAAAGCACCTACATTCGCCAAACGGCTCTCATTACAATCCTTGCCCAAATCGGAAGCTACGTGCCGGCGCGCAAGGCGACGATTGGTATCGCCGATCGACTCTTTGCACGCGTCGGGGCCAGCGACGAACTGGCACGCGGCCAAAGTACCTTTATGGTCGAGATGGTCGAAACGGCCCGGATCCTCAATACCGCCACCGATCGCTCGCTCGTTATCCTCGACGAAATCGGACGAGGGACCAGCACCTACGACGGCCTCTCGCTGGCTTGGGCTATCGTAGAACAACTCCATGACATCAACCGATCGCGCACGCTCTTCGCTACCCACTACCACGAATTGATCGACCTCCAACGCTCTCTCTCGGGCGTTCGCAATTGGAACGTGTCGGTCAAGGAATGGGATGACAATGTCGTCTTCCTCCATCGCATCGTCCCCGGTGGTGCGGATCGAAGCTACGGGATCCACGTCGCTCGCTTGGCAGGCGTCCCCAAGAGTGTTAACGACCGAGCGAAGGAGATCTTGAGCCAACTCGAAGCGAGCCATCTGAACAAGTACGGGCAATCGGTCCTCTCTCCCCCTCGCAAAAAAGGGAATGGTTCGATCCAAATGACCTTGTTCGAATGGAAAGAAAATGCCGTCGTCGACAAACTCCGATCTCTCGCCATCGAACAACTCACGCCCATCGAAGCCATGCAAACCTTGATCGAACTTCAACGCCTCGCCCACGAAGGAAATTAA